One region of Gossypium raimondii isolate GPD5lz chromosome 6, ASM2569854v1, whole genome shotgun sequence genomic DNA includes:
- the LOC105772498 gene encoding uncharacterized protein LOC105772498 encodes MGSDKRSAGLLPRMERVRTILTHKYRYPHEHSRHAIIAVVVGCLFFISSDNMHTLIEKLDNNIKWWSMYGCLLGFFYFFSSPFIGKTIKPSYSNFSRWYIAWILVAAVYHLPSFQSMGVDMRMNLSLFLSIYLSSILFLLVFHIIFFGLWYLGLISRVAGRRPEILTVVQNCAVISIACCVFYSHCGNRAMLKQKPSVRKNSIWFWEKGERNTWLANFLRMNELKDQVCSSWFAPVGSASDYPLLSKWVIYGEIACSGSCSGPSDEISPIYSLWATFIGLYIANYVVERSTGWALTHPLSVEEYEKLKKNQMKPDFLDMVPWYSGTSADLFKTVFDLLVSVTVFVGRFDMRMMQASMSRVHEGAQQYDLFYDHLSEREDLWFDFMADTGDGGNSSYAVARLLAQPSILLTKDDSLLTLPRGDLLLIGGDLAYPNPSRFTYERRLFCPFQYALQPPPWYKPDHIAVNKPELPEGVSELKEYNGPQCFIIPGNHDWFDGLNTFMRYICHKSWLGGWFMPQKKSYFALQLPKRWWVFGLDLSLHADIDVYQFQFFSELVKTKVGENDSVIIMTHEPHWLLDWYWNNVSGENVSHLICDYLKGRCKLRIAGDLHHYMRHSCVPSEGPVHVQHLLVNGCGGAFLHPTHVFSNFSQFYGKTYECKAAYPSFDDSSRIALGNILKFRKMNWQFDFIGGIIYFILVFSIFPQCQLDHILQDDSFSGHLRSFFGTVWNSFVYMLEHSFVSLAGVVLLLMLAFTFVPSKLALKKRAIIGILHVSAHLASAVILMLLLELGLETCIRHKLLATSGYHSLYQWYQSVETEHFPDPTGLRARIEQWTFGLYPACIKYLMSAFDVPEVIAVTRSNICKYGIQSLSRGGAIIYYASVFLYFWVFSTPVVSLVFGSYLYICINWLHIHFDEAFSSLRIANYKSFTRFHINCDGDLEVFTLAIDKVPREWKLDPDWDGEAKQPQQWSHRIKHPSKWSASVSHQDPLNTVRIVDRFIIKQTDNQDFASSNGSINS; translated from the exons ATGGGTTCTGATAAGCGTTCAGCTGGATTGTTACCCAGAATGGAGAGGGTTCGGACGATTTTAACGCATAAATACCGTTATCCGCATGAACATTCACGTCATGCAATAATTGCAGTAGTTGTGGGTTGTTTGTTCTTTATCTCATCAGATAACATGCATACTTTGATAGAAAAGTTGGATAATAATATCAAATGGTGGTCTATGTATGGCTGTTTACTTggattcttttatttcttttcgtcTCCGTTTATTGGGAAGACTATCAAGCCAAGTTATTCAAATTTCAGTCGATG GTACATAGCGTGGATTTTAGTTGCAGCCGTGTATCATCTTCCGAGTTTTCAGTCAATGGGAGTGGACATGAGGATGAATTTGTCTTTGTTTTTGTCAATATATCTCTCTTCTATTCTCTTTCTCCTTGTCTTCCACATTATATTCTTTGGTCTGTGGTATCTTGGTCTTATTTCTCGTGTGGCTGGAAGGAGGCCAGAAATTTTGACTGTTGTCCAGAATTGCGCT GTTATTAGTATAGCCTGCTGTGTATTTTATAGTCATTGCGGCAACCGTGCAATGTTAAAGCAGAAACCTTCTGTAAGAAAAAATTCTATTTGGTTTTGGGAAAAAGGTGAGAGAAACACATGGCTTGCAAATTTTCTTCGTATGAACGAGTTGAAAGACCAAGTCTGCTCATCTTGGTTTGCTCCAGTTGGCTCTGCAAGTGATTATCCACTTTTATCGAAGTGGGTTATTTATGGTGAG ATAGCTTGCAGTGGTTCATGTTCCGGTCCTTCAGATGAAATTTCTCCTATATACTCACTGTGGGCTACATTTATTGGCCTTTACATTGCCAATTATGTAGTGGAAAGGTCAACAGG GTGGGCTCTTACTCACCCTTTGTCTGTTGAAGAATATGAGAAGCTGAAAAAGAATCAGATGAAACCAGATTTCTTAGATATGGTTCCTTGGTATTCAgg AACATCAGCTGACTTGTTCAAGACTGTTTTTGACCTCTTAGTATCAGTAACTGTGTTTGTTGGCCGGTTTGACATGCGCATGATGCAG GCCTCAATGAGCAGGGTCCATGAAGGAGCTCAACAGTATGATCTTTTTTATGATCATTTGAGTGAAAGGGAGGATCTATGGTTTGATTTCATGGCTGATACCGGTGATGGTGGAAACTCGTCATATGCTGTGGCTCGGCTACTTGCTCAACCTTCCATACTGCTTACTAAAGATGATTCTCTACTTACGCTGCCACGCGGGGACCTGCTACTTATTGGAGGAGATCTTGC GTATCCTAATCCATCAAGGTTTACGTATGAAAGGCGCCTCTTTTGTCCTTTTCAATATGCTCTCCAGCCTCCACCTTGGTACAAACCTGATCACATTGCTGTAAACAAGCCCGAATTACCTGAAGGGGTTTCTGAACTCAAGGAATACAATGGACCCCAGTGTTTTATCATTCCTGGAAATCATG ATTGGTTCGATGGACTTAATACTTTTATGAGGTATATATGCCACAAGAGCTGGTTGGGTGGCTGGTTTATGCCACAAAAGAAGAGTTACTTTGCTTTGCAGCTCCCAAAAAGATGGTGGGTATTTGGTCTCGATTTATCACTCCATGCCGACATTGATGTATACCAGTTCCAGTTCTTTTCTGAATTAGTAAAGACCAAG GTTGGTGAAAATGATTCTGTGATCATTATGACCCATGAACCACACTGGCTTCTTGATTGGTACTGGAATAATGTTTCGGGCGAGAATGTCTCACACCTGATATGTGATTACTTAAAAGGAAGGTGTAAACTTCGAATTGCTGGTGACCTGCATCATTATATGCGTCATTCATGTGTTCCTTCAGAAGGTCCAGTTCATGTGCAGCATCTTCTTGTAAATGGGTGCGGAGGTGCATTTTTACACCCCACTCACGTGTTTAGTAATTTTAGCCAATTTTATGGGAAAACATACGAGTGCAAAGCTGCTTATCCTTCTTTTGATGATTCAAGCAGG ATTGCATTGGGAAATATCTTGAAGTTCCGTAAGATGAACTGGCAGTTTGATTTCATTGGTGGTATTATATACTTCATATTGGTTTTTTCTATATTTCCACAg TGTCAGCTCGATCACATATTGCAAGATGATTCATTTTCTGGTCATCTTAGGAGTTTCTTTGGCACGGTGTGGAATTCTTTTGTATACATGCTGGAACATTCTTTTGTATCGTTGGCTGGTGTGGTGCTATTGTTGATGTTGGCATTCACATTTGTTCCTTCCAAGTTGGCTCTCAAGAAACGTGCAATAATTGGAATTCTTCATGTTTCTGCACATCTAGCTTCAGCCGTTATTCTCATGCTGCTCTTGGAACTAGGTCTGGAGACATGTATCCGGCATAAACTGCTAGCTACTTCTG GTTACCACTCTTTGTACCAATGGTACCAATCGGTGGAAACTGAACATTTTCCAGATCCTACTGGTCTTCGAGCGCGTATAGAGCAATGGACATTTGGCCTTTATCCAGCATGTATCAAATATCTTATGTCTGCATTTGATGTTCCTGAG GTTATTGCTGTCACTCGGAGCAATATTTGCAAGTACGGAATACAGTCACTTTCCCGAGGAGGTGCTATTATATATTATGCTTCTGTCTTCCTTTACTTCTGGGTTTTCTCAACCCCCGTGGTTTCATTGGTGTTTGGAAGCTACTTGTATATTTGCATTAACTGGCTTCATATACACTTTGATGAAGCATTCTCCTCTCTTAGAATTGCTAATTACAAGTCATTTACACGATTCCACATTAACTGTGATGGTGATCTCGAGGTTTTCACTCTTGCAATCGATAAG GTTCCAAGGGAATGGAAGCTAGATCCCGATTGGGACGGAGAGGCGAAACAGCCGCAGCAGTGGAGCCACCGGATAAAACATCCTAGCAAGTGGAGTGCATCTGTAAGTCATCAAGATCCACTGAATACTGTGAGGATTGTTGACCgatttattattaaacaaaCAGATAATCAGGATTTTGCATCAAGTAATGGGTCAATTAATAGTTGA
- the LOC105772499 gene encoding patatin-like protein 2 isoform X3, with the protein MEGVKEQLQAPIYRTLTTVHSIDGGGIRGIIPGIILGFLESELQKLDGEDARLADYFDVIAGTSTGGLVTAMLTCPNDKNRPLFAAKDIKDFYLTNCPKIFPQPGFPLFSQTTKVLKALSGPRYDGKFLHYIIKKKLEGRRLNETLTNVVIPTFDIKLLQPVIFSSFQVKKNPTLNALLSDICIATSAAPTYLPAHYFKTIVFERKKRENNLIDGGVAANNPTLLAMGEVSRDIIDKNGDLGTQKNKNDNSKPCNEAIDYSKFLVISLGTGSSSEAKTTTKYSAKQAAKWGMLGWLTSGGSTPLVNVFTQASGDMVDLHLSVLFKALDHSDKYLRIQDDELKGDVSSVDIATRKNLDELVRVGEKLLRDPVSRVDLVTGKFKPVTEETNEIALKRFAKLLSEERQKRHPKPLQEKAETQN; encoded by the exons atggaggGTGTAAAGGAACAATTACAAGCTCCTATATATAGAACTTTAACCACCGTACATAGCATTGATGGTGGTGGAATAAGAGGGATCATCCCTGGAATTATACTTGGTTTCTTAGAATCTGAACTTCAG AAACTGGACGGTGAAGATGCAAGACTAGCAGATTACTTCGATGTGATAGCAGGGACCAGCACCGGTGGCTTGGTGACAGCCATGCTAACTTGTCCGAACGACAAGAACCGACCATTATTTGCTGCCAAAGACATCAAAGACTTTTACTTAACTAATTGTCCTAAAATATTCCCTCAACCAGG atTTCCATTGTTTTCTCAAACAACAAAAGTTCTCAAAGCTCTATCAGGACCAAGATATGATGGCAAGTTCTTAcattacattattaaaaaaaaactagaagGGAGAAGGTTGAATGAGACATTAACTAATGTTGTTATCCCAACATTTGATATCAAGCTTCTCCAGCCAGTCATCTTTTCAAGCTTTCAG GTGAAAAAAAACCCTACTTTGAATGCCTTACTTTCAGACATATGCATAGCAACCTCAGCTGCACCAACATACCTCCCTGCTCATTACTTTAAAACCATAGTCTtcgaaaggaaaaaaagagaaaataaccTCATTGATGGTGGTGTGGCTGCAAATAACCCA actTTACTGGCTATGGGGGAAGTGAGCAGGGATATTATTGACAAAAACGGTGATTTGGGtacccaaaaaaacaaaaacgatAATTCCAAGCCGTGTAATGAAGCCATAGACTATAGTAAATTTCTGGTTATTTCGTTGGGGACTGGCTCTAGCTCTGAGGCAAAAACCACAACGAAATACAGTGCTAAACAGGCGGCCAAATGGGGTATGTTAGGGTGGTTAACCAGCGGTGGTTCGACGCCGTTAGTGAATGTTTTTACTCAAGCCAGTGGAGACATGGTCGACCTTCACCTGTCTGTTTTATTTAAAGCTCTTGACCACTCAGATAAATACCTTCGAATCCAG GATGACGAATTAAAGGGGGATGTATCATCTGTGGACATAGCCACGAGGAAAAATTTGGATGAATTGGTCAGAGTCGGCGAGAAACTGTTGAGGGATCCAGTTTCTAGGGTTGACTTGGTAACCGGCAAGTTCAAGCCCGTCACTGAAGAGACTAACGAAATAGCCCTTAAAAG GTTTGCAAAATTACTGTCCGAAGAGAGACAGAAACGACATCCTAAACCACTTCAAGAGAAGGCTGAAACACAAAATTAG
- the LOC105772499 gene encoding patatin-like protein 2 isoform X2 encodes MEGVKEQLQAPIYRTLTTVHSIDGGGIRGIIPGIILGFLESELQKLDGEDARLADYFDVIAGTSTGGLVTAMLTCPNDKNRPLFAAKDIKDFYLTNCPKIFPQPGFPLFSQTTKVLKALSGPRYDGKFLHYIIKKKLEGRRLNETLTNVVIPTFDIKLLQPVIFSSFQVKKNPTLNALLSDICIATSAAPTYLPAHYFKTIVFERKKRENNLIDGGVAANNPVCIDKEERENNLIHGGVAANNPTLLAMGEVSRDIIDKNGDLGTQKNKNDNSKPCNEAIDYSKFLVISLGTGSSSEAKTTTKYSAKQAAKWGMLGWLTSGGSTPLVNVFTQASGDMVDLHLSVLFKALDHSDKYLRIQDDELKGDVSSVDIATRKNLDELVRVGEKLLRDPVSRVDLVTGKFKPVTEETNEIALKRFAKLLSEERQKRHPKPLQEKAETQN; translated from the exons atggaggGTGTAAAGGAACAATTACAAGCTCCTATATATAGAACTTTAACCACCGTACATAGCATTGATGGTGGTGGAATAAGAGGGATCATCCCTGGAATTATACTTGGTTTCTTAGAATCTGAACTTCAG AAACTGGACGGTGAAGATGCAAGACTAGCAGATTACTTCGATGTGATAGCAGGGACCAGCACCGGTGGCTTGGTGACAGCCATGCTAACTTGTCCGAACGACAAGAACCGACCATTATTTGCTGCCAAAGACATCAAAGACTTTTACTTAACTAATTGTCCTAAAATATTCCCTCAACCAGG atTTCCATTGTTTTCTCAAACAACAAAAGTTCTCAAAGCTCTATCAGGACCAAGATATGATGGCAAGTTCTTAcattacattattaaaaaaaaactagaagGGAGAAGGTTGAATGAGACATTAACTAATGTTGTTATCCCAACATTTGATATCAAGCTTCTCCAGCCAGTCATCTTTTCAAGCTTTCAG GTGAAAAAAAACCCTACTTTGAATGCCTTACTTTCAGACATATGCATAGCAACCTCAGCTGCACCAACATACCTCCCTGCTCATTACTTTAAAACCATAGTCTtcgaaaggaaaaaaagagaaaataaccTCATTGATGGTGGTGTGGCTGCAAATAACCCAGTATGCATCGACAAAGAGGAAAGAGAAAATAACCTCATTCATGGTGGTGTGGCTGCAAATAACCCA actTTACTGGCTATGGGGGAAGTGAGCAGGGATATTATTGACAAAAACGGTGATTTGGGtacccaaaaaaacaaaaacgatAATTCCAAGCCGTGTAATGAAGCCATAGACTATAGTAAATTTCTGGTTATTTCGTTGGGGACTGGCTCTAGCTCTGAGGCAAAAACCACAACGAAATACAGTGCTAAACAGGCGGCCAAATGGGGTATGTTAGGGTGGTTAACCAGCGGTGGTTCGACGCCGTTAGTGAATGTTTTTACTCAAGCCAGTGGAGACATGGTCGACCTTCACCTGTCTGTTTTATTTAAAGCTCTTGACCACTCAGATAAATACCTTCGAATCCAG GATGACGAATTAAAGGGGGATGTATCATCTGTGGACATAGCCACGAGGAAAAATTTGGATGAATTGGTCAGAGTCGGCGAGAAACTGTTGAGGGATCCAGTTTCTAGGGTTGACTTGGTAACCGGCAAGTTCAAGCCCGTCACTGAAGAGACTAACGAAATAGCCCTTAAAAG GTTTGCAAAATTACTGTCCGAAGAGAGACAGAAACGACATCCTAAACCACTTCAAGAGAAGGCTGAAACACAAAATTAG
- the LOC105772499 gene encoding patatin-like protein 2 isoform X1, with protein sequence MEGVKEQLQAPIYRTLTTVHSIDGGGIRGIIPGIILGFLESELQKLDGEDARLADYFDVIAGTSTGGLVTAMLTCPNDKNRPLFAAKDIKDFYLTNCPKIFPQPGFPLFSQTTKVLKALSGPRYDGKFLHYIIKKKLEGRRLNETLTNVVIPTFDIKLLQPVIFSSFQVKKNPTLNALLSDICIATSAAPTYLPAHYFKTIVFERKKRENNLIDGGVAANNPVCIDKEERENNLIHGGVAANNPVCIKEEEREYNLIDGGVAANNPTLLAMGEVSRDIIDKNGDLGTQKNKNDNSKPCNEAIDYSKFLVISLGTGSSSEAKTTTKYSAKQAAKWGMLGWLTSGGSTPLVNVFTQASGDMVDLHLSVLFKALDHSDKYLRIQDDELKGDVSSVDIATRKNLDELVRVGEKLLRDPVSRVDLVTGKFKPVTEETNEIALKRFAKLLSEERQKRHPKPLQEKAETQN encoded by the exons atggaggGTGTAAAGGAACAATTACAAGCTCCTATATATAGAACTTTAACCACCGTACATAGCATTGATGGTGGTGGAATAAGAGGGATCATCCCTGGAATTATACTTGGTTTCTTAGAATCTGAACTTCAG AAACTGGACGGTGAAGATGCAAGACTAGCAGATTACTTCGATGTGATAGCAGGGACCAGCACCGGTGGCTTGGTGACAGCCATGCTAACTTGTCCGAACGACAAGAACCGACCATTATTTGCTGCCAAAGACATCAAAGACTTTTACTTAACTAATTGTCCTAAAATATTCCCTCAACCAGG atTTCCATTGTTTTCTCAAACAACAAAAGTTCTCAAAGCTCTATCAGGACCAAGATATGATGGCAAGTTCTTAcattacattattaaaaaaaaactagaagGGAGAAGGTTGAATGAGACATTAACTAATGTTGTTATCCCAACATTTGATATCAAGCTTCTCCAGCCAGTCATCTTTTCAAGCTTTCAG GTGAAAAAAAACCCTACTTTGAATGCCTTACTTTCAGACATATGCATAGCAACCTCAGCTGCACCAACATACCTCCCTGCTCATTACTTTAAAACCATAGTCTtcgaaaggaaaaaaagagaaaataaccTCATTGATGGTGGTGTGGCTGCAAATAACCCAGTATGCATCGACAAAGAGGAAAGAGAAAATAACCTCATTCATGGTGGTGTGGCTGCAAATAACCCAGTATGCATCAAAGAAGAGGAAAGAGAATATAACCTCATTGATGGTGGTGTGGCTGCAAATAACCCA actTTACTGGCTATGGGGGAAGTGAGCAGGGATATTATTGACAAAAACGGTGATTTGGGtacccaaaaaaacaaaaacgatAATTCCAAGCCGTGTAATGAAGCCATAGACTATAGTAAATTTCTGGTTATTTCGTTGGGGACTGGCTCTAGCTCTGAGGCAAAAACCACAACGAAATACAGTGCTAAACAGGCGGCCAAATGGGGTATGTTAGGGTGGTTAACCAGCGGTGGTTCGACGCCGTTAGTGAATGTTTTTACTCAAGCCAGTGGAGACATGGTCGACCTTCACCTGTCTGTTTTATTTAAAGCTCTTGACCACTCAGATAAATACCTTCGAATCCAG GATGACGAATTAAAGGGGGATGTATCATCTGTGGACATAGCCACGAGGAAAAATTTGGATGAATTGGTCAGAGTCGGCGAGAAACTGTTGAGGGATCCAGTTTCTAGGGTTGACTTGGTAACCGGCAAGTTCAAGCCCGTCACTGAAGAGACTAACGAAATAGCCCTTAAAAG GTTTGCAAAATTACTGTCCGAAGAGAGACAGAAACGACATCCTAAACCACTTCAAGAGAAGGCTGAAACACAAAATTAG
- the LOC105772499 gene encoding patatin-like protein 3 isoform X5 produces the protein MEGVKEQLQAPIYRTLTTVHSIDGGGIRGIIPGIILGFLESELQVKKNPTLNALLSDICIATSAAPTYLPAHYFKTIVFERKKRENNLIDGGVAANNPVCIDKEERENNLIHGGVAANNPVCIKEEEREYNLIDGGVAANNPTLLAMGEVSRDIIDKNGDLGTQKNKNDNSKPCNEAIDYSKFLVISLGTGSSSEAKTTTKYSAKQAAKWGMLGWLTSGGSTPLVNVFTQASGDMVDLHLSVLFKALDHSDKYLRIQDDELKGDVSSVDIATRKNLDELVRVGEKLLRDPVSRVDLVTGKFKPVTEETNEIALKRFAKLLSEERQKRHPKPLQEKAETQN, from the exons atggaggGTGTAAAGGAACAATTACAAGCTCCTATATATAGAACTTTAACCACCGTACATAGCATTGATGGTGGTGGAATAAGAGGGATCATCCCTGGAATTATACTTGGTTTCTTAGAATCTGAACTTCAG GTGAAAAAAAACCCTACTTTGAATGCCTTACTTTCAGACATATGCATAGCAACCTCAGCTGCACCAACATACCTCCCTGCTCATTACTTTAAAACCATAGTCTtcgaaaggaaaaaaagagaaaataaccTCATTGATGGTGGTGTGGCTGCAAATAACCCAGTATGCATCGACAAAGAGGAAAGAGAAAATAACCTCATTCATGGTGGTGTGGCTGCAAATAACCCAGTATGCATCAAAGAAGAGGAAAGAGAATATAACCTCATTGATGGTGGTGTGGCTGCAAATAACCCA actTTACTGGCTATGGGGGAAGTGAGCAGGGATATTATTGACAAAAACGGTGATTTGGGtacccaaaaaaacaaaaacgatAATTCCAAGCCGTGTAATGAAGCCATAGACTATAGTAAATTTCTGGTTATTTCGTTGGGGACTGGCTCTAGCTCTGAGGCAAAAACCACAACGAAATACAGTGCTAAACAGGCGGCCAAATGGGGTATGTTAGGGTGGTTAACCAGCGGTGGTTCGACGCCGTTAGTGAATGTTTTTACTCAAGCCAGTGGAGACATGGTCGACCTTCACCTGTCTGTTTTATTTAAAGCTCTTGACCACTCAGATAAATACCTTCGAATCCAG GATGACGAATTAAAGGGGGATGTATCATCTGTGGACATAGCCACGAGGAAAAATTTGGATGAATTGGTCAGAGTCGGCGAGAAACTGTTGAGGGATCCAGTTTCTAGGGTTGACTTGGTAACCGGCAAGTTCAAGCCCGTCACTGAAGAGACTAACGAAATAGCCCTTAAAAG GTTTGCAAAATTACTGTCCGAAGAGAGACAGAAACGACATCCTAAACCACTTCAAGAGAAGGCTGAAACACAAAATTAG
- the LOC105772499 gene encoding patatin-like protein 2 isoform X4, with the protein MLTCPNDKNRPLFAAKDIKDFYLTNCPKIFPQPGFPLFSQTTKVLKALSGPRYDGKFLHYIIKKKLEGRRLNETLTNVVIPTFDIKLLQPVIFSSFQVKKNPTLNALLSDICIATSAAPTYLPAHYFKTIVFERKKRENNLIDGGVAANNPVCIDKEERENNLIHGGVAANNPVCIKEEEREYNLIDGGVAANNPTLLAMGEVSRDIIDKNGDLGTQKNKNDNSKPCNEAIDYSKFLVISLGTGSSSEAKTTTKYSAKQAAKWGMLGWLTSGGSTPLVNVFTQASGDMVDLHLSVLFKALDHSDKYLRIQDDELKGDVSSVDIATRKNLDELVRVGEKLLRDPVSRVDLVTGKFKPVTEETNEIALKRFAKLLSEERQKRHPKPLQEKAETQN; encoded by the exons ATGCTAACTTGTCCGAACGACAAGAACCGACCATTATTTGCTGCCAAAGACATCAAAGACTTTTACTTAACTAATTGTCCTAAAATATTCCCTCAACCAGG atTTCCATTGTTTTCTCAAACAACAAAAGTTCTCAAAGCTCTATCAGGACCAAGATATGATGGCAAGTTCTTAcattacattattaaaaaaaaactagaagGGAGAAGGTTGAATGAGACATTAACTAATGTTGTTATCCCAACATTTGATATCAAGCTTCTCCAGCCAGTCATCTTTTCAAGCTTTCAG GTGAAAAAAAACCCTACTTTGAATGCCTTACTTTCAGACATATGCATAGCAACCTCAGCTGCACCAACATACCTCCCTGCTCATTACTTTAAAACCATAGTCTtcgaaaggaaaaaaagagaaaataaccTCATTGATGGTGGTGTGGCTGCAAATAACCCAGTATGCATCGACAAAGAGGAAAGAGAAAATAACCTCATTCATGGTGGTGTGGCTGCAAATAACCCAGTATGCATCAAAGAAGAGGAAAGAGAATATAACCTCATTGATGGTGGTGTGGCTGCAAATAACCCA actTTACTGGCTATGGGGGAAGTGAGCAGGGATATTATTGACAAAAACGGTGATTTGGGtacccaaaaaaacaaaaacgatAATTCCAAGCCGTGTAATGAAGCCATAGACTATAGTAAATTTCTGGTTATTTCGTTGGGGACTGGCTCTAGCTCTGAGGCAAAAACCACAACGAAATACAGTGCTAAACAGGCGGCCAAATGGGGTATGTTAGGGTGGTTAACCAGCGGTGGTTCGACGCCGTTAGTGAATGTTTTTACTCAAGCCAGTGGAGACATGGTCGACCTTCACCTGTCTGTTTTATTTAAAGCTCTTGACCACTCAGATAAATACCTTCGAATCCAG GATGACGAATTAAAGGGGGATGTATCATCTGTGGACATAGCCACGAGGAAAAATTTGGATGAATTGGTCAGAGTCGGCGAGAAACTGTTGAGGGATCCAGTTTCTAGGGTTGACTTGGTAACCGGCAAGTTCAAGCCCGTCACTGAAGAGACTAACGAAATAGCCCTTAAAAG GTTTGCAAAATTACTGTCCGAAGAGAGACAGAAACGACATCCTAAACCACTTCAAGAGAAGGCTGAAACACAAAATTAG